The Streptomyces sp. A2-16 sequence AGGAGATGCTGCCGAACGCGATCGGCTGGCTCAACTACACCGTCGAGACCGAGCTGTTGATGGACGAGATCAACGACTCCACGGCCCGGATCTCGCACCTCGTCGACGCGGCGAAGCAGTACTCCCAGCTGGACCGCGCGCCCTATCAGGTGGCCGACGTGCACGAACTCCTCGACAGCACGCTGCTGATGCTGTCCGGGAAGATCGGTCAGCAGATCAAGGTCGTCAAGGAGTACGACCGGACACTGCCGAGGATCCCGGCCTACCCCGCCGAGCTCAACCAGGTGTGGACCAACCTGATCGACAACGCGGTGCAGGCCATCAACAGCGTGGGCGGGGAGGGCACGTTGACCGTCCGCACCGCCCTCGACCACGACCGGCTGCTGGTGGAGTTCCGGGACACCGGGCCCGGGGTGCCGCCGGACATCCGCGGACGGATCTTCGATCCCTTCTTCACCACCAAGCCGGTGGGCGAGGGGACGGGTCTCGGGCTCGACATCTCCTGGCGGATCGTGGTCAACAAGCACCACGGGACGCTCCAGGTGGAGTCGTCGCCGGGCGACACCCGCTTCCAGGTGCTGCTTCCGCTGACCGCCGTGGACAACGACGAGACGACCGAGGAGCCGGAGTGACCGACATCAAGGGGATCGACCCGAGCGTGCCGCCCAGCGGGGACGGGTGTGTGGAGTGCGACGCGATGGGTGGATGGTGGTTCCATCTGCGGCGGTGTGCGCAGTGCGGGCACGTGGGGTGCTGCGACTCCTCGCCCGGTCAGCACGCCACCGGCCATTTCGGGGAGTCCGGGCATCCTCTGGTGCAGAGCTTCGAGCCGGGCGAGGAATGGTTCTGGAACTTCGAGACGAACGAGATGTTCGAGGCGGGGCCGGAGTTGGCGGGGCCGGGGAGTCATCCGCAGTCGCAGCCGGCGCCCGGGCCCGAGGGGCGGGTGCCGGCGGACTGGGCTCGCACCTTGCGCCGATGAGCCGGGGCCGGCCGGTCTGACCCCGGGCGGGTCGCGCGGCCGGCCGTGCGAAGTGCCAGGATGTACGCGTGTCGCAGATCTCCATCAGTACGCCCCTCATCGGGCGAGAAGACGAGCTCGTCCGGCTTTCCGGGGTGCTGGAGCGGGCTCGGGGTGGAGAGGCGCGGGCCGTGCTCGTCGCCGGGGACGCCGGGGTCGGCAAGACGCGGCTCCTCGACGAGGTGGCCCGCAGGGCTGCCCGAAGCGGCATGACCGTGCTCACCGGTCACTGTGTCGATCTCGGTGATGTCGGACTGCCGTACCTGCCGTTCACCGAGGTGCTCGGGGCGCTCGCGCAGGACGAGCGGTTCGCCGCGGCCCTCACCGCCCATCCGGTGGTGGAGCGGTTGCTGGGGGGCGGCTCCGCCGGGGACTCCGGTGGCCGGCTCCGACTGTTCGAGGGCATCGCCGGGCTGCTCGCCGACCTCGCCGACGCCCATCCCCTGCTGCTCGTCCTGGAGGATCTGCACTGGGCCGACCAGTCGTCCCGGGACCTGCTGCGGTTCCTGCTCAGCCGCGGGATCCTGCAGCGGTCGGCGGGAGGAGCGCCCACACATCGGCTGGCCGTACTCGCCTCCTACCGCGCCGACGATCTGCACCGACGACATCCGCTGCGGCCGCTGCTCGCCGAGCTGGTGCGGCTGCCCGGTGTCGAGCGGCTGGAGCTGCGGCCGATGGCCGACGGCGAGGTGGCCCGGCTGGTGCGGGCGCTGCGCGAGGGGCCGCTGCCGGACACCACGGTGCGGCGGATCGTCGAGCGGGCCGAGGGCAACGCCTTCTACGCCGAGGAGTTGCTCGCCGCCACGGGGAGCGGGGACGGCGGGATGCCCAGTGGGCTCGCCGATGTGCTGCTGATCCGCTTCGAGCAGCTGTCCGACACCGCTCAGCAGGTGCTGCGCACCGCCGCCGTCGCCGGGCGGCGTGTCGAGCACGACCTGCTGCGGGACGCCGTGCGCCTGCCCGAGGAGGAACTGGAGGCGGCCCTGCGCGAGGCCATCGGGCGGCAGCTGCTGGTGCCCGGCGAGGGGGACACGTACTCCTTCCGGCACGCCCTGGCCCGGGAAGCCGTGTACGCCGATCTCCTGCCGGGCGAACGGGCGAGGCTGCACGGAGCGTTCGCCCGGCTGCTCGACGGGCGGGGCCATCGGGCCGAGAGCGCGGCGGAGCGGGCCCACCACTACCGC is a genomic window containing:
- a CDS encoding UBP-type zinc finger domain-containing protein, which gives rise to MTDIKGIDPSVPPSGDGCVECDAMGGWWFHLRRCAQCGHVGCCDSSPGQHATGHFGESGHPLVQSFEPGEEWFWNFETNEMFEAGPELAGPGSHPQSQPAPGPEGRVPADWARTLRR